One window of Kryptolebias marmoratus isolate JLee-2015 linkage group LG3, ASM164957v2, whole genome shotgun sequence genomic DNA carries:
- the LOC108237454 gene encoding ecto-ADP-ribosyltransferase 4-like, whose protein sequence is MFDRKQLLLTVIIYTTVHVSKGFLKPLNKTMNVVDDRYDGCHEEAMKTFIPDQLEEELNKTEGFQKAWSANSRCSSLIPGGTKDHTSALSALHFGDTSFLKELAKAVETMGANLSTYQNDFHFKSLHFLVMDSMRLLNQNKTCKDFFTFSEMNEIPSTGSKLRFSRFTTVHSDFEGLGDVDGETILKIQSCFYVDLDNHICQKELLKTLLSPVEVFTVTDSKQIRKGADMFTQVVLSHQSFNSNHNCYMFPRSAAVISTQSFLLLLVASLLASSHV, encoded by the exons atgtttgacagaaaacagctgctcCTGACTGTAATCATTTACACCACTGTCCAT GTGTCTAAGGGTTTTCTAAAGCCACTGAACAAGACTATGAATGTTGTGGATGACCGGTATGATGGATGTCACGAAGAAGCCATGAAGACGTTCATCCCAGACCAGTTAGAAGAAGAGCTTAACAAGACTGAGGGgtttcagaaagcctggagcGCTAATTCCCGGTGTTCTTCTCTGATCCCTGGAGGGACCAAAGACCACACTTCTGCACTTTCAGCCCTCCACTTTGGGGATACaagttttttaaaggaactggcCAAAGCTGTGGAGACGATGGGAGCAAACCTTTCCACCTATCAAAATGACTTCCATTTCAAGTCCCTTCATTTCCTGGTCATGGATTCCATGAGGCTgctaaaccaaaataaaacgtGCAAAGACTTCTTCACTTTCTCAGAAATGAACGAAATCCCATCAACAGGCTCCAAGTTGAGATTTTCACGTTTCACCACTGTCCATTCGGACTTTGAAGGCCTTGGAGATGTGGATGgagaaaccattttaaaaattcaatctTGTTTCTATGTCGACCTGGACAACCACATCTGTCAGAAAGAGCTTTTGAAAACACTCTTATCTCCGGTTGAAGTCTTCACTGTGACAGATTCAAAACAGATAAGAAAGGGTGCAGATATGTTTACTCAGGTTGTTTTAAGCCATCAGAGTTTTAACAGCAACCACAACTGTTACATGTTTCCAAG